Genomic segment of Rattus norvegicus strain BN/NHsdMcwi chromosome 7, GRCr8, whole genome shotgun sequence:
GACAGCTATCCTCCCCCAAACCCTGGCTATCCTGTGGGGCCACAAGCCCCTATGCCTCCCTATGTTCAGCCTCCCTACCCTGGGGCCCCATACCCACAGGCCGCTTTCCAGCCCTCTCCCTATGGTCAACCAGGGTATCCCCATGGTCCCGGTCCCTATCCACAAGGTGGTTACCCTCAAGGACCCTACCCTCAAGGAGGCTACCCACAGGGGCCATACCCACAGAGCCCCTTCCCCCCTAACCCCTATGGACAGCCACCACCCTTCCAGGACCCTGGCTGTAAGTGTAGGGAAAGGTAGGGGCAGGGGCAAGGGATTCAAGTGCCTTCAAGGAACATTGACCCAGCCTCTCTGTCCCCAGCACCTCAGCATGGGAACTACCAGGAGGAAGGGCCTCCATCCTACTATGACAACCAGGACTTCCCCTCGGTCAACTGGGACAAGAGCATTCGCCAGGCCTTCATCCGAAAGGTTGGGCCTGGcaaatgtgggggctgggaagagtCGTGGGGAGGCAGCCGAGGCGGGGCTCTGATTGGCTCCTCCCCCCAGGTGTTCCTGGTGCTGACCCTGCAGCTGTCGGTAACCCTGTCGACTGTGGCCATTTTCACTTTTGTCGGGGAGGTGAAGGGCTTTGTCCGGGCCAATGTCTGGACCTACTATGTCTCCTACGCCATCTTCTTCATCTCCCTCATTGTCCTCAGCTGTTGCGGGGACTTCCGGCGAAAGCATCCCTGGAACCTTGTTGCCCTGGTAAACTCCCAAACCCGAGCCCAGTTCCCCTAGGCCTGTGGAACAGGAAAGGGAGGTGCACAGGGTTTGGACCGAGAGCGGCTCCACTCAGCCAAAGCCCCCTGTGGTCCTCTTGTGCAGTCGATCCTGACCATCAGTTTGTCCTACATGGTGGGCATGATAGCCAGTTTTTACAACACGGAGGCGGTCATCATGGCCGTGGGCATCACCACAGCTGTCTGCTTCACGGTGGTCATCTTCTCCATGCAGGTGAGGGGGCCCTAAGGCAGGAGGACGGCTGCCCCAGAGCCCCGGCACCCACAGTCTCACCTCCCTCCctggcccctcccctcctcccagaccCGCTACGACTTCACCTCGTGCATGGGCGTGCTCCTGGTGAGCGTGGTGGTGCTCTTCATCTTCGCCATACTCTGCATCTTCATCCGGAACCGCATCCTGGAGATCGTGTACGCCTCGCTGGGCGCTCTGCTCTTCACCTGCGTGAGTGACGCTGTTGGGAGGACTTCACTGGGATTGCCGGGTGAGTGAAGAGGCTGTTGAATACCGACCGACCGTGTCTTTACCCACTAGTTCCTGGCTGTGGACACCCAGCTGCTCCTGGGGAACAAGCAACTGTCCCTGAGCCCAGAAGAATATGTGTTTGCGGCCCTGAATCTGTACACGGACATCATCAACATCTTCCTATACATTCTCACCATCATTGGCCGTGCCAAGGAATAGGACAAGCCCCAGCTCAGGTGGCATGGTGGGCTCAGACCCATGCCCCTGGCATGACATTGCCATCTGTGCTTCCCCCTCTCTGGTCCCCAGGCATGGCCTGGAGCAGAGGGAGCCCCTCTCGCCCTCGTGTATGTACACTGCAAATACTTAACGTTCGGACCCTCTCTGGCCACAGCATGGCCCCCTTTATCCCTTTTGCCCTTGCCAAGGGGTGACAGGGCTGCATTTCTGTGCCACCTTCTGTCTACTCATTGTTGCATGAGCCCTGTCTGCCAGCCCATCCCGGGGTCTGGGATCAACACCAGGTCCCAGGGGAGAAGGATCATACCAAGAGGTGAGGGTGCACGTCTTCCCTCCTGTCCCAGCTCCCCTGGCATAGAGTCCCCATGTCCCCTCCTCACCCTGCCTTCTGAGGGGCTTGCAGGGTGGGGTCTCGTTCTTGTTCTGGGCCCCGAGAGCAGAGAGGGTGGCATGTTTCAGGGGAGGAGGCTCTCTTGTGCTGCCATTGTTAAAATGCCAATAAAAGGGTAtcttctgctctctgcttctcctcgTCTCTCTCTACTGCTGCTTCCTCTGTGAGGCATGGAGGGGCTTCAGCACCCCTGCCCTGGCTGATGGTAAGTTTTGGACAGGCATTGACAACAGCGATTAATGACAGTAGCTAATCTGATATGCTTCTACTTCTTGCTGTCTTCCCAGCTGCATTTTAAGGTGTGCACTGAGATTGGGGCTGATGGGCAGGGTTCCTGAGGCACAGGGGCACAGTGCCAGGTTACACAGTTTGGAGGAGGCTGGCTGTATGTATTGCTATTCTCTTGAGAATGGTACAGTGCAGCAGTGGGCTCTGTGAGGTCACCATGTCTCTACCCAGGACCAACAGCGTTCATAGGTCATTGGCACAATCCTGAAAGGGATGAACAGAGATGGCTCTCCTAGGCAGGCTCCTTTGCCTCTGGTTCCCTGGCACTGCCATTTGGTGCCAGTTCCTCAGGCCTGCCTGTTCTTCCCCACCGACTTTGCTCCTGCCACGTCATCTCTGGAACCCTCGTTCGTCTATCCAAGTCCCTGAAGTCTGGTTCTACACAAGCGGAGTGAGTCCTTACCTTCCCCACAGAAGGCTCTTCAATACCTAGGTCTCAACGCAGTTCAAGCCTCCAGCCTCCTGAAACCACAAGGTCAGAAGTGGCCTTGATTCTAACAGGTTTCTTCCCTAGgactctacatcttgatcagcaTAAGAACCTCTCTGGCTATTGCTTCCTGGCATTAGATGGGTGTATTTAATTTAATGAACCAGCACCAGTTCCTTATGTGCGCCAAAAGTCACCCAGTGTCCACTGGTACCTCCAGTGTGGCCTATGCCAAGCCACAAGCATCCTTCCCAAAACCTGGGTTTCTGTAGATTCTCACCAGGCCAGATGTGGCCATCCCCTTCTCCATTCTGTCCTAGCCAGCCTCAGAGTCATTTAGACCTTAGGTCTACAAACCAGACTGCTAGATGTGAGCCATGGGTCCCACCACCCACCTACTTAAGACCCATCTACCTGTGCCCTCAGGATGAAGCCAGTATTCCTCATTCAGGCTCTTCTAATTACCCTGATGCCTTCCTACTTTCATCCCTAGCCCTGATCTCAGACAAATTGAACCAAGAGGTTTCTCCTAGACAATCTATTCTTGTAACCCTTCTGCAGGGGTTTTGGGGGATGGGGTGTTGCTGCCAGGAACCCTTTCCTGGAGTCTGCCCTCCTTTAACAGCTAACCTTAGTCATTTGATAACACAAGGTGACAAAATcactctcccccacctccccttctggCATTCCTTTGAGCAGGCGCAGTTCCTCATCTAGAGTATTGTAGCAAGTTCTATAAACATGTTGTCTAGTAGAATTATCAACCTAAGGGTTTGGGGTTATTGCCCGATGGCTGAGAACTTGCCCAATAACTTGCTTAGGCATGTGCAAGGGCCtgggtccccagcaccacaaaaagaaAGCTCCTGACACGAGCTCACAGATCCAGAGGAAAAGAGGCCATTCACATTGCTAAAGCATCAAGCAAGATGGGAAGAGTAGCCCGGGGTTATCACAAAGCAAAGTGAGTAAGGGcagtgtttcctcagaaaatccCAGAAAAATTTAGTTGGGGAAGGGGCTTTCTGGGAACAACTAGAAGCCAGAGGAGGTAAAGACCAAACTTCAGGAACTTGAAAATGTCCTACAGATAAGAAGTGCTCAGCAAAAGCTACTGGGTTTGTTTTCAAGCAGATGCATCCCAAAAGAAACTAGAGATCTCTGGCTGGGACAGGAACCGGAAGCAGCGAGTGAGCTTCTGAGATGTGTTAAGACTATGGGCGAATAGTTCCTCTAGCTCATGAGGGTGACTGTAAGGGCCAGGTATCTGCTGTTGCTGAaaggaaagcaaaacagaaaccaaactccCGATGCTAACACAAGCAGTTGAGAAAGTGGAAGCATTTGTGTTggtctgtggagatggctcagtgagtaaaacaATTGCTGTGCAAGCACAGGAACTATATACTCCCCAGAACCAGAGTACCCCAGCATGGTAGCATGCCTCTGTGATTGCAGTGCATCATCAAGTAGGCAACAGAGACAAGAGACTCTATAGACGCTTGCAGGCCAGCAGCCCAGAGTATTCAGCAGTTAGCAGAGGGACCCTATCTCAAAGTGGAAGGCAAGGACAGACACCCAGTGCGTCGCCTGACCTAGATACAACACGGCATGCACATGCCTCCACATAACACACATAgcacatgaaaatatttttaaaaagcccagaAAGTGTAGTTGAGTGGAATCACACTTGATTGTGTAAGATAATGTTGATGTTCAAGTGAGGAAGAAAAGCACTTTTCAATGCTTGGGATCTGCCCTGTCCTATCTGTGAGGTCTCAGTGTACCTAGGAGCTGGGCTGGCACCCACAGATAGAGACACCATGGTTGCTAGGAGCTGGCCTGGCCCCCACAGATAGAAGCTTGACGTTCTGTTTTAACAGTTTCACAAAACATTTGACAGCAGACCAAGCGGCACTGTTACCATGATGGGCCAAGATCTCCCTTAATCAtagttaaacagaaaaaaaaaaaaaaaaaccaaaacaaaataggaaTTGTTCAAGCTGTAGTAAGGACCGAGCtgtattctctctgtgtctgtgttcaaGAATTACCCAAGCTTCCATGAGTAGTAATCCAAACTAGGTCAAACCTTAGACATGCCTAGGAGAGCACTGACAGTCATCTGCACTAAGGTCAAAGGCTTATTTGCATAATTAATCATTGTTCAAAGCTAAACAATACAGGCAtttatggaaaaaaaatgttccccTCTTTACCTCAGAGTGACACGATCATTGCTGCCTGTTGTGAAGCCCAGTCAGGGGTTAGCTCTAGACACCAGCTCCTTGAGGCCAGCTCAGATGCCCCACGCACTTCCTCTGGCTGACCAGGGTTACTGTTCAGCATCTTTAGGTTGGGAGCATCTTCAGAGCAGGATCCGTGATCCGAATTTTACCCAGAGCCCAGCACCTAGTACAGAGCCTGACACACCATGGTGTCCATCGAGCAAGGAATGGATGAAGTTAGAAACACCACCTGCCTCCAGACAAATGACAAGGGGGTCTTTGGATGAGCATCAGCATAAAACTAAGGCCCTGGTAGGTAGCACAGAGTCATGTTTGTGGAAAGTGCCCGATGGGAGGAGGAAAGAATGCCCAGGAGAGGGGTAGACTGAGCAAGGGAGTCAAAGGGCTTAAGTATATTGTGCAGGCAACGATGGCTCTGAAATGGtctgggcagaggcaggagaactggtGAGGACCCAGTAGCGGCGTAGATGAGGAGGACCGGCACTCAGGGAtgggaggaggtcagaagagactCGATGGAGATCTGGCATCAGCCCTGCAGGCAAATTGGCCCCTTTTCTAATGGGGTCCAGATGCTCCTCCCCAGGGCCCAGGGGCCTGTTCTGGCCCCCAACCACTCCTCAGGGGCTACTCTGTCTCAGGCTTTGCAGGTATCGGGGACTTTTCAGAATGGCCCAACCTGCATATCTCTAACCCCCTATCTGGCTTCTCTGTTCCCATTTCTTCAGTAACCTCCTTGTAACCACTCTGCCCTCTGGGTGCGATTCATCAGCCACATCCTCTCCCTCGACACTGCCACCTCTCTAACTAGAAGGCCCTTGCACACCTACTCTCGTCCTTACCAGTCTGGCTTGTGTTTCACCACCTTCCAGTAGTTTCCAGGTTCTGGGATAATCTAGCATCAGGCTCAAGCCCTCCCCTTGATCCCAGATGTCACCCTGACTTGTAGGCAATTAAGTTCTAGCTTTTGAGCATGTCTCAGAGCTAGCCTGTCTCCCCTGTTGTGTGATCATCACCATGGCAAGCAGCCTGGGAGAAAATAGTTGCACCTGTGTAACTGACAGAAGTTGCCCTGAGCAGACGAGAATTCACACTTGGGATCCTCAGGAGAAAGTCCTCGGCTCTTCTCTGGAAACCCGGAGGGCTCCAACTAGAGGAAAGGGTGAGGCAGCCAAAACCACAACCTAGGCTCCACCCACTTCTGCCCAGTTATGGGAAATTAGTTTACTCACTGTGCCTGGCAGTAGATGAAGTGAATTCCTTCCTTTCAAAAAAGATAATACCACCTAGACACAATATATGTCATTTCATTAAACTTACTAGGTATTTCAAAATATAGGATTGTCTGGCTAACAACCAAGTGAAAGTCAAATGACAGAAACAGACCTAGAGGTGATTCAAAAATGGAGAGAGAACACGGTCTTTAGTGCAAACATTGTTATTAGGGAAAAATAGAAGTGGAAGCGGTTGAAAGAAGAAACGTGGAAAATTCCACCAACTATTTAATTGTAACAATAACAAGAACCACCTGGGTGTGATGACACATGCCcgtaagcccagcactcaggaggaaaagaaaggcagatctctgtgagattgtggccagcctggtctacatagtgagttccaggacaaccagggctacacagagaaaccctgtcttgaagaaagaaaaaaaaacaaagactcaAACTGAGCTTTAAGGTAAcgcgtgggggtggggtggggatggagtgacgcctcagaggttaagagcatgtactgctcttgcgGTGCACCAGTTTCAGATCCCAGCTCCCATGTGATGCCTCACAACCCTCAGGAACTCGTTTCAGGAGACTCAGTGCCGAGTTCTGACCTCTACAAGCACCAGGTATTCACGTGAGGCATGCACACTCAAGCAGACAAAAGACTCGtgcatataaagtaaaataacctAAAATCTTTTCTTAAAGGAACCGAAAAGGGCTTGGAGTCCAGGGCAATACTTGCCTAGTGTGTTTCAGGCCCTGGGTTTGGGacccaactacacacacacacacacacacacacacacacacacacacacacacacacagccagccagaaaaacaaaaacaaaaaccaagaaaacaaaaactaacagattaggagaggatgtggagaaattggAGTCCTCTTGCACAGACTATAGGAACAATACTAGGGGAAATAAGACAGCAGTTTCTAGAATAAAAACAGCATGACCATATGATCCAGTTACAGACTATACTAATAAAAGATCAATTGAtaagaacataataaaaatggtagTCATTTTAGAGATGTTAAATGGTACATAAACTGTACCAAAATTATGACATTAACCATGAAAAAGACCTAAAGTTTGCTTTCAAAGGGAGTTACCTGAAATCTGTCGGGAAGATGGAGCACCAGGTGTAAGGCATCTGGGAGACACCCAAGGTGTGTGTGGCTGGTGTGTCCTTCTGGGGTTGTGGTTTGTTTACTAGGTGCTTTttgttttcatataatttttattttatgtgtatgcatgttttgcctgcatgtatggatGTACACCACTTGTACATCCATACATGCAGGCATagatggaggccaaaagagggtgtcagatcctctagagCTGATAATAAAAGTAAGCGAGCTCAAACAGAACTGGGGTCCTCTGTTAAAGCGTAAAGGGCTCTTAgccgctgaaccatctctacgGCCCTTTGCATGTTTCTGGTGGACAAAATTAAACACGAAAACATAACATTTGCTTTCGGTTCCAATTGTTCCCAAATTTATCAATAGTGCCGAAATCAGTTTGCATCCCAAAACATGCCAGCAAAATTATTCGGTGACTTACTCCTTTAACCAGCTTTTCCAAAAACACAGCGCTCCCAACTGTACCAGACAGAGATATTTCTATCTATCCCTGTCATGAAAGTGTAGCAAAAGTGTCTAAAGACCCTAaagactgaaaggaaaaaaaaaaaaaggaccccgGATCTGAGCTACCATTATCACTGTAGGAGGTGAGATTATCCTTAGGGGCGGGGCCAACAACTGAGTTTGAGAGTTGATTGGCTAAAACCGGTATCCGTCATTCTCTACCAAAGAGCTCTTAAAGTGTTTTTGAGAGAACCAAGCTCCTCCCAAAGTTCTCGGAAGTGGTTTTGGAAAGACCTTTTTGACTTTGTTGAAACCTATCAGAGATTAATTCCCCAGGCCACGCAGGAAGGGCTGGCCCAAGAGTCCAGGAAGAAGCCAGGCTTCCTCAGGGCAACATCCGCTACTGGGACTTGGCTGCAGCCCAGCTAGGGACACATGACCTGGAAAGGGTGTCTCCAGCCTAAGGTCATTTTCGTAGCTGCAGAGTAGGGAGGCAGTGTTACAGGACGGACTTTGATCCCGTGCCTGTCCTCCTGTCTAAGATTCAGGTCCCTAACCTGGATCAGAGTAAGCTAGTGTGTTTcctgcttcttcagacaatttcAGCAGCCCTTCCTCACCAACCCAAGAAGGCTGGTAAAGGACCCAAGTCTTAGAAGTCTGTGTTCATTATTGGGGTTCATTTGCACTCACCATTTATAGCTGTCCCTTTAGATAACCAAGTGTAGGTGCTGTGAACCCCACTCACAGAGAAGTAATCCAGACTGAGGTGACATCACACTCCCAGAGGAACATGGCCAGTAAAATGCTGGGTTGCATATAAACACCACTCCTCCGACTGTTACTGTGtcactgttttattgctgtgaagagacaccatgaccaagggaactcttacaaaagaaagtgtttaattagggctggctgaCAGTTTCAAAGGTTCCATCTACTATCATCACAGTGGGGAAAATGGCAACActcaggcagacacagtgctggagaagtagcagAGAGTTCTTCATAGCCATAGGCAGCAGGAAAAGCCCACCACTGGTCCTGGCTTCCGCTTTTGAAAAACTCAAAGCCCGCCTCCAGTGACacatcctccaataaggccacacctcctaatccttttaaaaatgctactccctggggctagagaaatgactcagtggttaagagcattgaccgctcttccagaggtcttgagttcaattcccagcaaccacatggtggctcacaatcatctgtaatgagatctgatcccctcttctggtgtgtctgaagacagtgacagtctactcatatacataaaataaataaattaaatcttatttaaaaaaaatgctgggggttggggatttagctcagtggtagagcgcttgcctaggaagcgcaaggccctgggttcggtccccagctccggaaaaaaaaaatgctactccctgatgtctaagggtgctgttctcactcaaaccaccgcAGTCAGCTGCTGATTCCCTCTGCTTTCAGAGCTTCCTGATGAAAACTGCCTTTAAAGGACTTGTTGCAAAGGGGCTGGGCTGAGAGTTGGAGAAAGGGTCAATTCACCCAAAAGTAGGCTAGCCTGACAGCACCCTCCATATCTATCTCGGCTTCATGGTTGAGACAGGCGCGGCTGAGGTGCCAGACAGGCCTACTGTCCTAGAGTGCTGGAGGAACAAACTGAAGGGGAAGCAGGCTCATGTGATTTGGGGAAGGGCACACCACCCAGGTCAAGGGAACAGGGTGGGGAGCAGTGAGAGCATTCGGGGAAGGAGCTGGTACTTAAAGGGGTGAAATTTCAAGAGGCCTGGACTTCACTCTGGGGCTAGGAGAGAGGACAGTGGCTAGTGCCAGGAGGTGTTCATTTGATACTCCAAGATACTGGCTTTCAGAAGTGACAGTAATGGATCCAAGGGACCTAACCAAGTGACTCTCCTGCACTCCATAGAGTAAGAACAGTTGCTTCCTTTACTCCAAATCCCCTGGCCCTTCCTTCCGCCTGTGTGTATAATACAAAGAACTTCTATCAGGCCACAGACTGGcccttccttctgcctgtgtgtatattACCAAGTACTTCTATTAGCCCACAGACTGGCCCTTCCTTCCGCCTCTGTGTATATTACCAAGTACATCTATTAGCCCACAGACTGGcccttccttctgcctgtgtgtatattACCAAGTACTTCTATTAGCCCACAGACTGGCAGTCCATGACTTGCATTGTCTCTTCCTGTGGCCGTTCTCGAATCATCTCGTGGGCCTCCTTGAAGATCTTCAGACATACCAAGCCTAGGTCTTCGTCCTgttagtctctttttttttctttcttttttttttctttcttttttcttttttttcagagctggggaccgagtgTTAGTCTCTTAATTTgaaaatttttgtcttttttttaatgttatttatgcagactgggtctcactgtgtaatcgTGGCTATCCTACGTGGCTAtcctgtagactaggttggccttaaactcaaagaatTTGCATCTGACTCCCGGGTGCTGAGATTGGAGTTAAGAGTGTGTGCCAGCCACCACATTCAGCCTCtgcttttggtgttttttgttttttttgtttttttgtttttttggttctttttttcggagctggggaccaaacccagggccttgcgcttcctaggtaagcgctctaccactgagctaaatccccagccccttgtttttttttgtttttgtttttgttttttttttttgtttgtttttttttttttttttttttttttttttttttttttgagacagggtttctctgtggagccctggcta
This window contains:
- the Grina gene encoding protein lifeguard 1; its protein translation is MSHEKSFLVSGDSYPPPNPGYPVGPQAPMPPYVQPPYPGAPYPQAAFQPSPYGQPGYPHGPGPYPQGGYPQGPYPQGGYPQGPYPQSPFPPNPYGQPPPFQDPGSPQHGNYQEEGPPSYYDNQDFPSVNWDKSIRQAFIRKVFLVLTLQLSVTLSTVAIFTFVGEVKGFVRANVWTYYVSYAIFFISLIVLSCCGDFRRKHPWNLVALSILTISLSYMVGMIASFYNTEAVIMAVGITTAVCFTVVIFSMQTRYDFTSCMGVLLVSVVVLFIFAILCIFIRNRILEIVYASLGALLFTCFLAVDTQLLLGNKQLSLSPEEYVFAALNLYTDIINIFLYILTIIGRAKE